GggagaaaagaaatgaaaactaacttaacaaccaatccaacatattgtcaaatcttatgtataagtttgttttaatttctcaactcaattttttttacaagtaacttttcaatcgatTTCATGCTTCAACATTTTTAAGTTGacattcaaacaattaaataaTCGATTGATtttaagttgtaaaccaaggtggatgtgcggtctaagtatagatgtcTAGATACAAGTTCGAatcgttgtttcagaaggccatATAGCTAATTTAGTGATAGTGAACAttgtaggactcatttgttgaactacggagggcaAGCCCCTTATCGATTCAATTACCGAGATGTATGACAGTCTATAGTTCTTTGAGATCTAATTTTGatcccatgcaccagggtaataaaagagcgtgccccttactcagcttgactcaaacttgggtgttagaaaaatctccaagtgttaataaaagccgccttcaacctcatgcaaaaactttggaagaaaacatgaggggttaaggctaatattaacaaaatggactttacatATTCCATTTGATTTAAAACCTACAACAATTATTCACTAaatcaccaaaataacaacctaagatatatttactatatatacaaatgtaaaatatgaacagtgaattcgaaattaaaagttagggatcctTCTTAATGGATCCCTGGCAACGGCGTCATTTGATCTTTTctattactcgacatcaatattaaccttgtaagcatcgttagtagtataaagcaagagagtatcgttcacaaaccggggatccaacaaggcaaaaaatcacaaacatttaacaatgaaTTCACAAAGAGATATAAAGTTTTAAAGATATgtttcggatcaaacagaaaataaacctaaactaatatatacatgtgatcaaccaaccaataagcaattaccaaacaaataacataagaacaaaggtaacgaaatctaatctcaattaagttcatgtcgtagggttcattatacatcctagaatcAGATATAtagttaagttcctcccaatgttcctaactcaatgacactttaacacattcgaactcagcctcagcctcattcgaaatctaacatactaacccatcatgcaaccctagtcacataaataaattaatatattcaaaggcacaagtctaaccgaacctaggcaataatcggtgtaggtgacaaagaacaaacaattaatcaactcccaagtatcaaaatcgtttataactttggattattacacatgcaaCGTCAACTTTcgggtatcaatcacacacataagtaagaacacaccgaaaatcttttaagtaaataaacaaaactcatggcataaaacttaaaatcattgaataaaaatcgaaaatctTAATTCAttatgtcattcaaaagttacaaatatctcatagacaagaataaaaaataactttaacaaaacctaaacataaatcatccaagaataagaacataaaaacccgaaaactaaacatgaaaatcatagagttacactttataattctcctcccaaggttcttTACAAAGGTAGCAcgaaatcttcaagagtatggtatcttAGGATCCTAAGCTTTGGAcaaaaaatatggtgaagggtggtgaatttaGATACTATGGTTCAttggttcttggtgaatgaaagtgtttggacAGATCTTTGGCTATACTTGtatgcaaggttgatgatgtttttcttgtggaaatgaggtgttatatatagaggaaaaaaacccaagggaggctggccacaaagtccacaaagttgaaaccaaattggtttaggtttcctagattttctcaattcggcagagctaacatttgtgccttgttgtcaccataactttctctagaaattAGATATTGAGGTGACTCCAACTgcatttgaaaatagacttCCGTAGTTTTTCATCTATATATCATACATTGTCTGATTCATTGTGACTGTCCAAGGGAGCCCGTCAAAATTGGATGACCTACCCTGCCAGAAATCTGATTCTGATAGGgattggacattaattgcatatctttttcCCCCTTtcatgctgatttcttttgcacaaatttcttcatttgaattagggaggcagcaaaaatcttaattgttgcagccttatttgaattttcttacgtcttctcatttatttgctgcatgccttctttgacattctttggtgcaagaatttatggtgattctgatatagattcatgcctctatatataggagaaacaaggtcccaacTTTCTCTTacagcccttggatcaaaagcaaatcaatggctaagataattctgccgagctcactggacctccgagtaatgattcggtcatatctccctgtaggaataaaatattaattagaTTTCAAATcttacagaaactagactcacacagttttctatccatatatggtacATCTTCTAATTTGATATGAGCTGTCCAGGTGAACCCGTCAAAGTTGGgatacgaatcttgacagctttctgattctttcatggattgggcttctaAGTGCATATATTCTTCTCTTTAAtaattttgatgtatatgtacgaaaatatcttcatatacaccttggaaatccatctcctacttagttttagaatccaactcccaataggaaaccatcaatgccGCACGGCCTCTCCTTATTCTACTAGGAAACTGATGTTCAATCTCTCCTCTTCCTGGCGCAACTATGATTGATtttcttctccaacatggatttgtctttcctaataagaataagaacattagaaacaaagaaataggaaatgatgaaTCGTATTCGAGGAATGAATCATATcacaacaaggattcttaacacttagcacgatttcatcatcaattcactcataatcgatataagctctatCTAAACagttattcatacaaaagaaactaaaacatactaataagaggtaacagagagtaagaatatggcataaacgcattaagaacgttacactttgtgctcctatcagattAATTACTAATTAAATCTATAATATGGTTAATCCATCCATCAACCCTTTCATTACCATCAAAAGCTAACGATTAAGATGGAAACCAAAGCTAAGAATCAAATAATGGAATGACAGGGACTTTGATTTGCTCCCCATATAACTTGTTATTTGAAATTGTTAACCACAACCCCATTACCAGAATTCAAGTCGGAATTTTTGTAGCTAACAAAGTTCAAGGAGAGATGAGATATTGTCCCAtcttaaatattattttcttaagaTCAGCTGAAGGAGAAACTTCCAAATTAAACAGATGAGGGGACAAGCTTAAAAGCTACAACTAATCTTCCCTCATAtattttgaaggtgatgactCAATCTGCAATCTGTTGTTGTTGCTTTCCTATTATATTTCAGTTAATAAAGATAAGGTGACTCAATCAATTGTGGAATAGCACCATAACTTGACTTGCATATACTGTgtaggaaaaaagaagaacaaaaatgGATGAATCACCCGTAATTAACCAAATTAGGTTGAACTTAGCCCAAGtttaaactcaaaattcaaGTCAATATGGACATGCTATGACTTGTCCTTAAACTGTTACTGATCATTACGTTTCAAAATTATcaggaaaaattattatatgtactcGGTACATAGTCTATGTGGCGTACCTCTTTAATGTTATTGTTCCATTTTTTACTACATTTGTTTATGATTagttactcatatttaaataatgtttttccctttcaccgcgtgcatgttTACCACATAATGAAGTAATATGATTGGCTGAGTACACCACATGTCAATGTCACTTGGTGTTCTgggtacacagaataattactcaaTTATCAGTACGTTAAAGCACAATTAAAACCAATTTCAAGTTTCAGTAGTCTAGAAATTCAACTAATTATTTGaaccattatatatatatatatatataacatatatgTATTCAACCATTGTCTTGAACACAATTTCAAACTTAATTTTAACAAATAGAAAAATCTACCGGTCAATGTTTGACAAGAAGTAGTAAGTGAATTGTATCGATCTTGAACAATGACGGTTTGAAATGGAAGACCTCCTCTGTActtgttttaggtttttagttttttagtttttgtaAATAAAACAGATGAAAGAAAACccaaaaagagaaataaaaaatcggtgtgaaaatgaagaaaacgCAATAAGATGCCTTATATTGATCTATTGAAACTTCCACATATAGATATAGACATAGGCATGAAATCACAATTTTTCAGATATTgccatataaaattataaactacaaaaaaaatgtcTTAAATTGGAGAGTAGCTTTCCCTTACATTTGCTTCATTGATTTCTTGTAACatgggtttctttcaacacACACTCACCTCACCCATGCACACATAGAATCTCCTCCCTCTCATTCCTCTTCTCATGTCTCTCTCTTGAAAGAAACCCCAATTTCGTCACCATTTCCAGAGTCACACAGAGACCCCATTCTCTTTTGGACTCttccctcctcttcttcttcttcttcttctgttgagTCTCTCGCATTTTCTTGAACAATTCCTCTTCACTGTTCTGTTCTTGAGCCCCTCGCACCTTTCCTTCCCCCATAAAAAGTAACCCCAATTCCTCTGTTGCTTTCTCACAGACTTATCAAACACCCCATCAACGATCACACAATAACACACCCAAAAGCCTCAACCCTTTTCCAACTTTCCTCCCCTCCTCTCTTTAGGGTTTTGCTTTTGATTCCATTTCTGGGTTCACCCATTTGTTCTTCCTCAAattaaacccaaaacccacaaaCCAATTCCTCACCTGAGTCTCTAAATCCCTTCCTCAGAAACCCACAAACCCTCAATGAACAGAAATGTCGAATTCCACGGCTGCTCAGAGTCAAAATCGACTTAGGCATTTCGTCGAACACCTGGTGTGCACTGCTTGACCTCCGATTTCAAACCCTCCTGGGCTTCTCCAATTCTCATGGGTTGTGTCCACGGCAAGTGCTGCGGCCGTTTCCCCAAGTCCTCCGACGGCGACCCCCGCGATCTCCGAGATCGCCACGCCGGACCCTACAGCGCTCAGAGGAAGCACCAAATGCTCACAGAGAGGTCATTAGAAACTGTCCCAGTTCCCTCACATGGGTTCAATCTGGAGTACACTGTGCTAACCCAGAGAGGCTACTACCCCGACTCGCCGGATAAGGAGAATCAGGACAGTCTCTGTGTCAAAACCCAGCTGCAAGGTAACCCCAATGCTCATTTCTTTGGTGTTTTCGATGGACATGGTCAGTTAGGTACACAGTGTTCTAGTTTTGTTAAGGATAGGCTGGTAGAGCTGTTAGCAGATGACCCCACATTGGTTGATGACCCTGTGGAGGCTTACAATTCAGCTTTTTTAACCACGAATAGCGAGTTGCATAGTAGTGTGATTGATGATTCTATGAGTGGTACTACTGCCATTACTGTGCTTGTTGTTGGGAATGTGTTGTATGTTGCCAATGTGGGGGACTCGAGGGCCCTGATTGCGGTGAGGGATGGGAGTAGGATCGTGGCGGAGGACTTGTCGTGTGATCAGACGCCGTTTAGGAAAGATGAGTATGAGAGGGTGAAGATGTCGGGGGCGAGGGTGTTGAGTGTTGATCAGGTGGAAGGGCTTAAGGATCCGAATGTTCAGAGCTGGGGGGATGAGGAGAGTGAGGGCGGTGATCCTCCGAGGTTGTGGGTTCAGAATGGGATGTATCCTGGCACGGCGTTTACCAGGAGTGTGGGCGATAGTACTGCTGAGATGATTGGTGTTGTTGCGACTCCGGAAGTGTCTTCGGTTCAGCTGACTCCCAATCATCTTTTCTTTGTCGTTGCGAGTGATGGGGTCTTTGAGTTCCTCTCAAGCCAAGCTGTTGTTAATATGGTATGCAACTTGACTCATGACAAACTGTGATATACCTTCATTTTCTGTTGAATGTTGATTCATTGTTTAATAATTTTCATCTTTTTGTCCATTGGTATGCCagtattttgatcaattagtTGTTATTAAAGTTCTCAGTATGCTAAGAAAGCCTTGATCACTTGCTACTTCTGGTGTCTCATTGTTAGTTCATGGTACTTTAAGTTCTTTTGTTGTGAACGGGGCAGACTTGATTGCCTGACATTCTcagttgtttgttttcattgatgCTCATACAGAATTGGTATCTAGACTTATACATGACAGAACTGGTTTCGCTAGCTCTCAAAATTCTGCATAATACATATGGAAATTATGAAAAAGAATTGCCCTTAAAATTTGAGGATTATAATTGCTTCTTAGCAGTTTAGAATTCTAGATATGTAAATTTTGGATGTGGATCGTTGTGGACGGCCTTTGACGAGGCTATTTTGGTGTTGATAATATGACTTTGCTCTTTGGCTCCTATCACCAGATAAACATATATTCTAAATTGTTCACTAAAATATCAGCATCATTTAATGCTTTCTTACTAATAAATTCATATACCAAAAACAGCAATTGCTTTATTTTTCAATCATGTCAGTTTTAAACACTCCAAGTGGTCAGCCTTGTTAAATGTTGTTCTTTACTATGTCAGGCCTCATGgaagaaaatataattaaCAATTTCTTGTCCTTTTACTTTACTTTGATGTGCTGCTTTAATACCTTTTTCCTGATTACAATTTGGAATTCACTTTTAATTACAGGCAGCAAAATATTCAGATCCTCGGGATGCATGTGCTGCCATTGCTGGAGAATCATACAAGTTGTGGTTGGAACATGAGAACCGGACAGATGATATAACAATCATCATTGTTCACATCAAAGGCTTGTCTAATGTATGAATTATGTAAACTGTCTTCTTGTTGCGGATTTATTATCTTCCTTTTTCACTTGATTGGACTATATCCAATATCATTATTCACTGTGAATCTTTTGTATGTTATTATGGTAATGTGGTAAGAACTATTAGCAGCGTGATATCGCTTCTCATGATGGCCATTTGCTAGCTATGTGTTGTTGCAGTAATAGTGAACTTATGGTTGAggaattttgttgtttttgtttgactACCATGATATAATTCGGCATTCTAAATAGTGGCATTCTAAGATTTAGTGGGGTTAAACCCCATGTACGAGACATGCCACCATTATGACCTGTATTGTTTGTGTTTCTTGCTCCTACACACATGCAACCATATCCATAATTGGATCAAATTTTACTACTTGAATAACTTGATAGTATAAGCTGTAGTATCAAGGACTAGACTAATCATGTTACACATTGTTTTCCTTGATGTTGTTCCTACACACATGACACTAGCAGTATCTAATTTTAGCTAAAAAAGGAAATTCTTTCCTGACTGCACATGCAGAATTAACATCTTGTTTACAAAATTTCTTTTGTGTGTTATAGTCAGCTGCTGGTGATACAGATGGAACAGATGGGAGCGCTAATAGAGCTgtaaggaggaggagaaagaaTTCAAGGTTACCTTTTAACAGTGGGTCGGAAGTTTTCCGCTCAACGAGAAGTGATTCCTCAGAGATACAGTCTTGTCAGCTTGTGCTTTCATTGAATCGGAACCCAGCTATTGTTGTTCCATCTCCTACATGTCAGAGCCCTAGGAATAGGTAGGTGCATGAAGATAGCTTATGTCATTTGGTGATTCTTGTCTAGTATGCTATCAACTAAGCACCCTATCTTCTCCATATTCTGCAGTGTTTGAACTGAAAGGTGTTACAAAAGTTGCCACACATCTTGTTATTTTTCTCAAGAGGTACTGCCCTACTTTCTTAATGTTGCGTGTACTCTTTCAATCTTTGTGTGCATTCACCATCAGCCTGGAAGGCACATGTGTTTTATGTTTCCATCTTTTCTGGCCAGTTATTATTGTCAATGTCACTGTGGAGAGCTATTGTTCTAATTCCGCTATCAACTTTTGCTTGTGGCAGGATGTGGGTTAGTGTTACCAGCAACAGATGCCGTTGGTTCTGCATATACTACGGACCCTTTCATTGGGTTATCTTGCTAATCTCACTAATGACGTTTTTTTCTGACAATATCATAAAGCCTGGAGGAAAACATATTCTTGTTGAGCTGTAGCTGTGCATCTGCTAATGTAGTCAGGGTGGGAATGGATCTAAGTAGGGAGGATCATATAGGAAGTCTCTTTATACGTATTTGAAGGAGCATCTCCCTTGTACTTAATATTGTAGAAATCTAAGCTCTGTTGTGACTTATCCTCAAAACTGAAAGTGGATGAACAGTAAGAGTAATATATAGTCTATGTTGCTTGCACTTACTTGACCAATTTATGATCTCTCTAGGCTTTGAATGAATTGTCCATGTTCAGTAAATAGTGTTGTCGGGGTAGTGATAAAGTTGCtttctgtttaattttgtTGAGATTGTATATGATGGGGACTAATGTGATTGTAATTGGATGTGACCTTATCATGctctttccttcttttttccttctgaAGTGACAAGACCTTGAGTTCGAGAGTGGCATTGTCTTCAACATTCTTAGCCAGCTGAAAAGACTTATCCAAATAGTGACTACTTGCCCATGACTAGGGGTGTCGCTAAGTTGGAGCACTTTTTGGATCATTTCCATGGACTACTCGGTTGGCCAAAGAATAGAAAATATGGGAGATTTAACAGATAAGCTGGCAATGCTGTACACAGATTGAAGACATGCATTATCGGTGATTATCCATGCGCCTGTTATCGGTAATGGATGACATCTCGAGGGTCACTGACATAGAACTTCTAGCTTTTTTCGATGAAACATAGAACTTCTAGTTAACTAATATAAGGGTTTTGGGATAGAATATTGACGGGAAACATAACCAGTAAAAGTTCATACCGGAgtgaatcaaattcaaattagtTAGAAGGGTTGGAGGTAAAGGTTAAGGTGGAGGCTGATCACACTGAGAACTGCAATCTCTGGAACTAGCACTTTTTTTGCAACAAGGTAAGCTTAGATGACGAACTATTTTTGGAAAGCTACAAGAGACAACAGGCTGGACGAGCTAAGAGGCCACACAATCCCCCAACCTGTTGTGCTTGTATAGTGAGATATTGTTAGTCTATCAATCAACAAATAAGGTGGTGAGATCTTGTTTTCCTCCAATTTAGTTAGTCTATTAAACACCTTATCGTAACCAATCGATACATCTACCTCCATGGACAAAACACGCTTGGGAACACTGAACATACCACACCAGGGCTTGTACATCAAGTTCAAGATGCATCTTAATGACAGAAAAAATAGACTTACACAATCTAGGTTAAGCTTGAAACTATTGTTCAAGGTTGAGgagaaaagaataagaatGGAGAAAACCTCGATGTCAGTGATCCATGGGTAACATTCAAAACATTTAGGTAGCTCCAGCATTCAAAACTTTTAACAAGGTGCTTGCTAGTCATTGCTCCAGCATTCTTTAAACTGGGGTGAGAAAATAAAAGCTCCAAAACTCTTTCCCTCGAGAGAAAACTCATGCATATAAAATGAAGGAAATCTTAATTCATCAAAGCCAAGTGGATTGGGCATTCCTGAAATTTACCAAATGGAACGGACATTCTACTAAAGGAGCATATGCTATAGGTTGATTCCAATCCATTACATAATAGTAGAACATGAAGGACTAGAATAATTACCCACTTGAAACAAAATAAGTGTAGAGAAAACATATCCAGCCAAAACACTGTAAtgtcaaaacaaacaaaattgcCTCACGCATAATGCTACAAGTCAATTGAACAGAATTACTTAAATCTTGTTGAAGGCAACAATGTCACAGCTCTGGATCCACTCGTCGCATGGCGGAACAGTAAGGTGCTCCTCAATGAGAGTATCCACAGAAACAAGATCATCAACAATGGTGAGCATGATCTGGAGCTTCTTTATCCCATAACCAACTGGCACCAGTTTGCCTGTATCAACAATATGGAGATTTCAATATCAGAAAACATTCCAATATGATTGAATTCAGAAAAAACAGACTGtacattaataaaaaaaaccgTACATGCACCCCAGAAGAGGCCCTCCATTTCGATGCTTCTAACAGCCTCTTCAAGTTTTTTCATGTCTGTTTCATCATCCCATGGCTTCACATCCAGAAGAACAGAAGACTTTCCACCtgcaaaatataattcaacaATGATATCGTTAAACACAATAGCAACTTAAATTTATACAAAGCCTTGTACTTCTGTTGTTGGCATGAAAGCACTAACATTGGCACCGGACTGCGAATTGATTTTTTTGCAGTGTTATAATTAACATCCTATTAAAGTAGTCTGAATCACACCTAAATAGCCTAGTTGTATCCTTTAAAAACAATTGTGCAACTCCACATGAAAGTAACTAGCTtactctctttcttcttggtGGTAGCCTTCTTGGCAGCCTGAATCTCCTCAGCTGCCTTCTTGTCATCCTCTGTTTCATCACCGAAGAGATCAAGGTCGTCGTCATCCTCTGCTGCAGCCTGAACAATTAGAAAAGAAACCATCCTAAGTAATACTTTCAAGGATACATCCCCAAATGTAATGTTGAAAGAAAAGTAACACTACTCTTGCTTCAAAGTTTCTTTCGTATAATAGCCATCAATTTGCTACCATGTGATAGAAAAACATTATGGGTAACAATTAAACTGCCTAACATATAGGATGAACTACATAATTACTACTCCATAAAAATATCATAAATCTTGTCCCAAGTGACAAACATCAACCAAATATAAAATGCGTGCAATTTAGCATGGGCAAGCAAAAGGATAGCATAGCTACTGAAACACAAAACTACTATGGTAAATTACAAATGACTCCAACGACCCAAACCTAGACCAAAACATAGGGTAACTACTTTAACTCTTATAATTGGGAAAACTCAGCTTCCATTCTGCCTACTGTTACTGAAATCAAGTCACTTCCAATGACCTAAATCCAGACCAATATAAAAGGTGACCCAACTTAAATCTTACAATTGGGCAGGATTAGCATCCACTCTAATTTAGGGTAACTAAATCCAAAACTGATATCCTATTTCGCTGatacaacaaaaataaaaaataaagtgCAAACCTTTGGTGCGGCGGCAGGGGCGCAAGCAGCCGGAGCATCTTGGTTGCTAACTTTGACACCAACAGCTTTTCCGGGAAAGCTACATAACAAATCAACCGAatcaaaaatcacatacaagTTCAACTAAATCAAATTCACAATGCTTTAATTGATCAACAAAACAATAACAATCGAAAACCAATCAAATTAAGCCGTAAAAATCGAACCTTTTGGCGAGATGGGACGAAACGCTTTCGTACCACCTGGCTACATTAGGGAGGGAGCTCCCTGGCTTCTCCAACACCGCCGTGTAGACCTTGATGTCATCCTTCGTCAGCTGATCTCTGCGGAGTTGAAAAACACTGATGAGAAATTGAAAACGGAGAAGAAATTGAGCGATGAGGAATCTGGAATCGGAAATTTTTTACCCGGAGATGTAGGTTTTGCCAGAGAGGTAGGTCTCGAGAGACTTGAGGCCGGCTTCGGTGTAGAGATCTGTGAAGGTGACGGCCATGGTGGTTTAAGCGAGAGACAGAGATTGAGTGTGAAGGGCAAAAAGAAAGAGGAGTGAAGGCAGCTGATATGAATCTGAATATATATCACCACAAAACCCTAAAACTAAGAAGACTTTTTGGtaaagatttttttatttattttttctaaaattggACTTCCAAAGAAAATAAGCAGACCAATGGATATTCCCTTCTTTTAAGTTTTGTTTTGGAGAATTTTTGAAAGGACAATAGTCGTGGAACTATTTGTTAAATTCACTATTTTGAAAATCTAAtcgtttaacttaatttctgAACAAAAAGAAGCAAAGCCACTTTACTTACTTAGCACCACTTCCGTCATGCCATGTCTGAGGGTCTCTCATCCTGATTTGCTGCCGCCCTTGCTATAAAGAAGAAGGGAAAGATTGTGTTTGTTGGGGCTGCCGACAATGCTGCCATTTCGCATAAGCCTTTCACGGTTGGCCGCCTGGTGGGCATGAAGAAACCGTCGGTTACCAAGGCGGTGATTGGAGCCTAAACCTCCGTTTGAGGCTACAAGAATCCTTTTGCATATGAGTGCTCTAGGTGATCGCTACATTCTGAAATTCATGAGAGAGGATGAGCGTGATTATGTGGTTTCAAACGGGCCATGGTTTTACAACCGTGCCTTGTTTGTCATGGCTATGTATGATGGTCTCAGTGATGTAGTAACAGTCCCTATTCTCGGATTCCCAATCACTGTGGAGATCTTGGGGTTGTCTCTGGCGTTGATGACTGGAATGGCGGAGACTCTAGTGGGTGAGACGTTGGGTGTTTTGGAGGAAATCAACAAGACTGAGATCAAGAGGGGTGCTAGGGCACATGTTTGGGTCTTTCATAGTCTCTCAAAGCCAATCTAGCAGGCTTTCCCTCATATGCGGTTTTAGTTTGGATCGACTAGGTTCTTGTTAAACAGTGACAAAGCGTACTCTGTgaaccaac
This is a stretch of genomic DNA from Argentina anserina chromosome 4, drPotAnse1.1, whole genome shotgun sequence. It encodes these proteins:
- the LOC126791459 gene encoding probable protein phosphatase 2C 35, which codes for MGCVHGKCCGRFPKSSDGDPRDLRDRHAGPYSAQRKHQMLTERSLETVPVPSHGFNLEYTVLTQRGYYPDSPDKENQDSLCVKTQLQGNPNAHFFGVFDGHGQLGTQCSSFVKDRLVELLADDPTLVDDPVEAYNSAFLTTNSELHSSVIDDSMSGTTAITVLVVGNVLYVANVGDSRALIAVRDGSRIVAEDLSCDQTPFRKDEYERVKMSGARVLSVDQVEGLKDPNVQSWGDEESEGGDPPRLWVQNGMYPGTAFTRSVGDSTAEMIGVVATPEVSSVQLTPNHLFFVVASDGVFEFLSSQAVVNMAAKYSDPRDACAAIAGESYKLWLEHENRTDDITIIIVHIKGLSNSAAGDTDGTDGSANRAVRRRRKNSRLPFNSGSEVFRSTRSDSSEIQSCQLVLSLNRNPAIVVPSPTCQSPRNSV
- the LOC126791463 gene encoding elongation factor 1-beta-like, yielding MAVTFTDLYTEAGLKSLETYLSGKTYISGDQLTKDDIKVYTAVLEKPGSSLPNVARWYESVSSHLAKSFPGKAVGVKVSNQDAPAACAPAAAPKAAAEDDDDLDLFGDETEDDKKAAEEIQAAKKATTKKKESGKSSVLLDVKPWDDETDMKKLEEAVRSIEMEGLFWGACKLVPVGYGIKKLQIMLTIVDDLVSVDTLIEEHLTVPPCDEWIQSCDIVAFNKI